A single window of Methylobacterium nodulans ORS 2060 DNA harbors:
- a CDS encoding thiamine pyrophosphate-requiring protein: MAETVGDFVCQRLSDWGVRTIFGYPGDGINGLLGAMQRHDPPFAFIQVRHEEMAAFMACAYAKFTGELGVCLATSGPGATHLITGLYDARLDHMPVLAIVGQQARNALGGHYQQELDLTSAFKDVAGAFVQQASAPAQVRHLVDRAVRIARAGRQVTALVLPNDLQDAPYEDPPRKHGTLQSGVGYSDPRVLPKDADLKQAAAVLNAGERVAILVGAGALHAADEVIAVAERLQAGAAKALLGKAALPDDLPWVTGSIGLLGTKPSWDLMTECDTLLMIGSGFPYAEFLPKPGQARGVQIDLKAEMLSLRYPMEVPLVGDSEETLRALLPLLNQKPTGGEWRNRIEEGVTAWWKEAGDRAMAKANPVNPQRVTWELSPRLPDRAIITSDSGSCANWFARDLKIRRDMMCSLSGGLASMGAAVPYAIAAKVAHPDRPVIALVGDGAMQMNNMAELITVAKYRHLWPNQTWICCVFNNEDLNQVTWEQRVQAGNPKYEATQVIPNVPYHRFAELIGLKGLYVDDPERVGTAWDEALASPVPVVLEVKTDPEVPPLPPHITLEQARNFMAMLWQGEPKEGHLLADTARQVLSRVLPGEGG, translated from the coding sequence ATGGCTGAAACGGTCGGTGATTTCGTCTGTCAGCGCCTCTCCGACTGGGGTGTGAGGACGATCTTCGGGTACCCGGGCGACGGCATCAACGGGCTGCTCGGGGCGATGCAGCGCCACGACCCGCCCTTTGCGTTCATCCAGGTGCGGCACGAGGAGATGGCGGCCTTCATGGCCTGCGCCTACGCCAAGTTCACGGGCGAGCTCGGCGTCTGCCTCGCGACCTCCGGGCCGGGGGCGACCCACCTGATCACCGGCCTCTACGACGCCCGCCTCGACCATATGCCGGTGCTCGCCATCGTGGGCCAGCAGGCCCGCAACGCGCTCGGCGGCCATTACCAGCAGGAACTCGACCTCACGAGCGCCTTCAAGGACGTGGCCGGCGCCTTCGTGCAGCAGGCGAGCGCCCCGGCGCAGGTGCGCCACCTCGTCGACCGGGCGGTGCGCATCGCCAGGGCGGGCCGTCAGGTCACCGCCCTCGTGCTGCCGAACGACCTGCAGGACGCTCCCTACGAGGATCCGCCGCGCAAGCACGGCACCCTGCAATCGGGCGTCGGCTACAGCGATCCGCGCGTGCTGCCCAAGGATGCCGACCTGAAGCAGGCCGCCGCGGTGCTGAATGCGGGCGAGCGGGTGGCGATCCTGGTGGGGGCCGGCGCGCTGCACGCCGCAGACGAGGTGATCGCGGTGGCCGAGCGGCTCCAGGCCGGCGCCGCCAAGGCGCTCCTCGGCAAGGCGGCCCTGCCCGACGACCTGCCCTGGGTGACGGGCTCGATCGGGCTCCTCGGCACCAAGCCGAGCTGGGACCTGATGACGGAGTGCGACACGCTCCTGATGATCGGTTCCGGCTTCCCCTATGCGGAGTTCCTGCCGAAGCCGGGCCAGGCCCGCGGCGTGCAAATCGACCTCAAGGCCGAGATGCTCTCGCTGCGCTACCCGATGGAGGTGCCGCTCGTCGGCGATTCCGAAGAGACCCTGCGCGCCCTGCTGCCGCTCCTGAACCAGAAGCCCACGGGCGGCGAATGGCGGAACCGCATTGAGGAGGGCGTCACTGCATGGTGGAAGGAGGCGGGCGACCGCGCCATGGCGAAGGCGAACCCGGTCAATCCCCAGCGGGTGACCTGGGAGCTGTCGCCGCGCCTGCCCGACCGGGCCATCATCACCTCGGATTCCGGCTCCTGCGCGAACTGGTTCGCCCGCGACCTGAAGATCCGGCGGGACATGATGTGCTCGCTCTCGGGCGGCCTCGCCTCGATGGGGGCGGCCGTGCCCTACGCCATCGCCGCCAAGGTCGCGCACCCGGACCGGCCGGTGATCGCCCTCGTGGGCGACGGCGCCATGCAGATGAACAACATGGCCGAGCTGATCACGGTCGCGAAGTACCGGCATCTCTGGCCGAACCAGACCTGGATCTGCTGCGTGTTCAACAACGAGGACCTGAACCAGGTGACCTGGGAGCAGCGCGTCCAGGCGGGGAACCCGAAATACGAGGCGACCCAGGTGATCCCGAACGTGCCCTATCACCGCTTCGCCGAGCTGATCGGCCTGAAGGGCCTCTACGTGGATGATCCCGAGCGCGTCGGCACCGCCTGGGACGAGGCGCTGGCGAGCCCCGTTCCGGTGGTTCTGGAGGTGAAGACCGACCCCGAGGTCCCGCCGCTCCCGCCCCACATCACCCTGGAACAGGCTCGGAATTTCATGGCGATGCTCTGGCAGGGGGAGCCCAAGGAAGGGCATCTCCTCGCCGACACGGCCCGGCAGGTGCTCTCCCGCGTCCTGCCCGGCGAGGGCGGCTGA
- a CDS encoding GMC family oxidoreductase gives MRLPGTGGAADNPRFAVPDDDPMRVPRARDGRAPNVMRIGEWVPMRQHRDDEEVDFAIVGTGAGGGTLACRLAEEGFSVVAFDAGPYWRPLEDFASDESHQSKLYWTDERLVDGENPLQLGSNNSGRSVGGSTVHFAMVSLRFRPEWFRSRTLLGYGADWPIDWREMWDYYGQVEQALKISGPVTYPWGPKRPRYPYRAHELNAAARVLARGAEALGIGWAPTPLATVSAPRGDSPPCVYRGFCTLGCSTNAKQSVLVTWLPRALRAGAEIRDLAMVGWIETSAGRATGLHYHREGRWRFQKARNVVVAGYAIETPRLLLMSANAEFPDGLANSSGLVGRYLTVQGNQAVWGVMQQEIRSYKGPPSLALTEHWNYEDRGKDFFGGYCYMSQGPLPVLWSRTLSGSRGLWGEALVAEMQRYNHVAGLKVVSEYMPQERNRVTLADETDQYGLPIPRITYSWCDNDKAVNRHSLAFMRRALEAAGGGEIWEQENDTCHLNGTARMGSDPRTSVVDADCRSWDIPNLWICDGSVFPTVGGVNPSLTIQAIALRTADRIAALAARGDLSGAARASSA, from the coding sequence ATGAGGCTTCCCGGAACCGGCGGCGCCGCCGACAACCCGCGCTTCGCCGTCCCGGACGACGATCCGATGCGGGTGCCCCGCGCCCGCGACGGGCGGGCGCCGAACGTGATGCGGATCGGCGAATGGGTGCCCATGCGCCAGCACCGCGACGACGAGGAGGTCGACTTCGCCATCGTCGGCACGGGGGCCGGCGGCGGCACCCTCGCCTGCCGCCTCGCCGAGGAGGGCTTCTCCGTCGTGGCGTTCGACGCCGGGCCCTACTGGCGCCCGCTGGAGGATTTCGCCTCCGACGAGAGCCATCAGTCCAAGCTCTACTGGACCGACGAGCGCTTGGTCGACGGCGAGAACCCGCTGCAGCTGGGCTCGAACAACTCGGGCCGGTCGGTCGGCGGCTCGACCGTGCACTTCGCCATGGTTTCCTTACGCTTCCGGCCCGAATGGTTCCGCTCCCGGACGCTGCTCGGCTACGGCGCCGACTGGCCGATCGACTGGCGCGAGATGTGGGATTATTACGGGCAGGTGGAGCAGGCCCTGAAGATCTCGGGGCCCGTCACCTATCCGTGGGGGCCCAAACGCCCGCGCTACCCCTACCGGGCGCACGAGCTGAACGCGGCCGCCCGGGTGCTGGCGCGCGGGGCCGAGGCGCTCGGGATCGGCTGGGCGCCGACGCCGCTCGCCACCGTCTCGGCGCCCCGCGGGGACTCGCCCCCTTGCGTCTATCGCGGCTTCTGCACCCTCGGCTGCTCGACCAACGCCAAGCAGAGCGTGCTGGTGACCTGGCTGCCCCGCGCGCTCCGGGCGGGAGCCGAGATCCGCGACCTCGCCATGGTCGGGTGGATCGAGACCAGCGCCGGGCGCGCCACCGGCCTGCACTACCACCGTGAGGGGCGCTGGCGTTTCCAGAAGGCCCGCAACGTGGTGGTGGCCGGATACGCGATCGAGACCCCGCGCCTGCTCCTAATGTCCGCCAATGCCGAGTTCCCGGACGGGCTCGCCAATTCCTCGGGGCTCGTCGGCCGCTATCTCACCGTGCAGGGCAACCAGGCCGTCTGGGGCGTCATGCAGCAGGAGATCCGCTCCTACAAGGGACCGCCCTCGCTCGCCCTCACCGAGCACTGGAACTACGAGGATCGCGGCAAGGACTTCTTCGGCGGCTACTGCTACATGAGCCAGGGGCCGCTCCCGGTCCTGTGGAGCCGCACGCTCTCGGGCAGCCGCGGCCTGTGGGGCGAGGCGCTCGTCGCCGAGATGCAGCGCTACAACCACGTCGCCGGTCTCAAGGTCGTCTCCGAGTACATGCCGCAGGAGCGCAACCGCGTGACCCTGGCGGACGAGACCGACCAGTACGGCCTGCCGATCCCCCGCATCACCTATTCGTGGTGCGACAACGACAAGGCCGTGAACCGGCACAGCCTCGCCTTCATGCGTCGCGCCCTCGAAGCCGCGGGCGGAGGCGAGATCTGGGAGCAGGAGAACGACACCTGCCACCTCAACGGCACGGCCCGCATGGGCAGCGATCCCCGCACCAGCGTGGTCGACGCCGATTGCCGCTCCTGGGACATTCCGAATCTGTGGATCTGCGACGGCTCGGTCTTCCCGACGGTCGGCGGCGTGAACCCCTCGCTCACCATCCAGGCGATCGCCCTGCGCACCGCCGACCGGATCGCGGCGCTCGCCGCGCGGGGCGACCTCTCCGGCGCGGCCCGCGCCTCATCAGCCTGA
- a CDS encoding helix-turn-helix domain-containing protein: protein MLVDTGSCDAFGTACSHRRPRNSCVDCKVRPISVCSVLALDELAVLETLGQHLSLDKRQVLYGQEEPAEAVFNVIDGSLRLTRLLSDGRRQVMGFALPGDFLGLAREDRFSVSAEALTPVTVCRFERRAFGALVDDKPHLLRSLHERAGHELTLAQDQMLLLGRRTAEERVASFLVGLRERYARMGRASVTLELPMGRQDMADYLGLTIETVSRMLTRLDRERTVLIVPGGVRLLDPARLEALAAS, encoded by the coding sequence ATGCTGGTGGACACGGGTTCGTGCGACGCGTTCGGGACAGCGTGCTCCCATCGTCGGCCCCGGAATAGCTGCGTCGACTGCAAGGTGCGTCCGATCAGCGTCTGCTCGGTTCTCGCCCTCGACGAGCTTGCCGTGCTGGAGACCCTCGGCCAGCACCTGAGCCTCGACAAGCGCCAGGTCCTGTACGGGCAGGAGGAGCCGGCGGAGGCCGTGTTCAACGTCATCGACGGGTCGCTGCGGCTGACGCGCCTGTTGTCGGACGGACGGCGGCAGGTGATGGGGTTCGCGCTGCCCGGCGACTTCCTGGGACTTGCCCGCGAGGACCGCTTCTCGGTCTCGGCCGAGGCGCTCACGCCCGTGACGGTGTGCCGGTTCGAGCGCCGGGCCTTCGGCGCCCTCGTCGACGACAAGCCCCATCTGCTGCGGAGCCTGCACGAGCGGGCGGGCCATGAGCTGACCCTCGCGCAGGACCAGATGCTTCTCCTCGGCCGCCGCACCGCGGAGGAGCGGGTCGCGAGCTTCCTGGTGGGCTTGCGGGAGCGCTATGCCCGCATGGGGCGTGCCTCGGTCACTCTCGAACTGCCGATGGGCCGCCAGGACATGGCCGATTATCTCGGCCTCACCATCGAGACCGTGAGCCGGATGCTGACCCGCCTCGATCGGGAGCGCACGGTCCTGATCGTCCCCGGCGGGGTGCGGCTGCTCGATCCGGCCCGCCTGGAGGCCCTGGCGGCGAGCTGA
- a CDS encoding enolase C-terminal domain-like protein has product MRPEAPISAVSARAYAVPTDAPEADGTFAWRRTTLVVTAITAGSCTGLGYTYSHAGDAGLIAGTLGPLLDGGDPFDVPALTARLWREVRNIGRAGMAATAISALDAALWDLKARLLGLPLVRLLGAARPAVPIYGSGGFTSYSDAQLTEQLAGFVGRDGCRAVKIKIGSFPERDPARMRLARSAIGAAELFIDANGAFAPRAALAMAETARDFGVRWFEEPVSSDDIAGLRFVRERVPAGIEVAAGEYAYDLDDIRRLLAAGAVDVQQADVTRCGGITGFLAAGTLCAAHHTDLSGHCAPALHLHAACAVPRLRHLEWFHDHVRIEAMLFEGAPVPRDGQIAPDLTRPGHGLTFRQQDAERYAV; this is encoded by the coding sequence ATGCGCCCCGAGGCCCCGATCAGCGCCGTCTCCGCCCGGGCCTATGCGGTCCCGACCGACGCGCCGGAGGCGGACGGCACCTTCGCGTGGCGCCGCACCACCCTGGTGGTGACGGCGATCACCGCGGGATCCTGCACGGGCCTCGGCTACACCTACTCGCATGCGGGGGATGCCGGCCTCATCGCCGGCACCCTCGGCCCCTTGCTCGATGGGGGCGATCCCTTCGACGTCCCGGCCCTGACCGCCCGGCTCTGGCGCGAGGTGCGCAACATCGGCCGGGCCGGGATGGCCGCGACCGCGATCTCGGCCCTCGACGCCGCCCTGTGGGACCTGAAGGCGCGGCTCCTCGGCCTGCCGCTCGTGCGTCTCCTCGGGGCGGCGCGGCCGGCCGTGCCGATCTACGGCAGCGGCGGCTTCACGAGCTACTCGGACGCACAGCTCACCGAGCAGCTCGCCGGCTTCGTCGGGCGCGACGGCTGCCGGGCCGTGAAGATCAAGATCGGCAGCTTCCCGGAGCGCGATCCCGCGCGCATGCGCCTCGCGCGCTCGGCCATCGGCGCGGCGGAGCTGTTCATCGACGCGAACGGGGCCTTCGCGCCGAGGGCCGCGCTCGCCATGGCGGAGACCGCGCGCGACTTCGGCGTGCGCTGGTTCGAGGAGCCGGTGTCGAGCGACGACATCGCGGGCCTGCGCTTCGTGCGCGAGCGGGTGCCGGCCGGCATCGAGGTCGCGGCCGGAGAATACGCCTACGACCTCGACGATATCCGCCGCCTGCTGGCGGCGGGCGCGGTCGACGTGCAGCAGGCGGATGTCACGCGTTGCGGCGGGATCACCGGCTTCCTCGCCGCCGGCACGCTCTGCGCGGCCCATCACACCGACTTGTCGGGGCATTGCGCCCCGGCGCTGCATCTTCACGCGGCCTGCGCCGTCCCGCGCCTGCGCCACCTCGAATGGTTCCACGACCACGTGCGCATCGAGGCGATGCTGTTCGAGGGGGCGCCGGTGCCGCGCGACGGGCAGATCGCGCCCGACCTCACCCGACCCGGCCACGGGCTGACCTTCAGGCAGCAGGATGCGGAGCGCTATGCGGTTTGA
- a CDS encoding gluconate 2-dehydrogenase subunit 3 family protein yields the protein MAEPKAVRRDLYPGYDVLAKRDGPSWNAQTRAVIDERLAIGPGTHRFFTDAEFETLRAICARIVPQPPGEPDRIPVAALIDDRLHRGERDGYRDARMPPEDEAWRRGLRALDAEALAAHGLRFHLLDEAAQDALLAAASRGELAQAAWGGMPCDLFFGQRLVDDCVRAYYAHPAAWSEIGWGGPASPRGYVRMDFDRRDPWEAAEAKPGREEEARQANLRVGRM from the coding sequence ATGGCTGAGCCGAAGGCCGTCCGGCGCGATCTCTATCCCGGCTACGACGTGCTGGCGAAGCGCGACGGGCCGTCCTGGAACGCCCAAACCCGCGCCGTCATCGACGAGCGGCTCGCCATCGGGCCGGGGACGCACCGCTTCTTCACCGATGCGGAATTCGAGACCCTGCGGGCAATCTGCGCGCGCATCGTCCCGCAGCCGCCCGGCGAGCCGGACCGCATCCCGGTGGCTGCCCTGATCGACGACCGCCTGCACCGGGGCGAGCGGGACGGCTACCGGGACGCGCGGATGCCGCCGGAGGACGAGGCATGGCGCCGGGGCCTGCGGGCGCTCGACGCGGAGGCCCTGGCCGCCCATGGCCTCCGCTTCCACCTCCTCGACGAAGCGGCCCAGGACGCCCTGCTGGCCGCCGCCTCCCGGGGGGAGCTCGCCCAGGCGGCCTGGGGCGGCATGCCCTGCGACCTGTTCTTCGGCCAGCGGCTCGTCGACGATTGCGTCCGCGCCTACTACGCGCACCCGGCCGCCTGGAGCGAGATCGGCTGGGGCGGCCCGGCGAGCCCGCGCGGCTATGTGCGGATGGATTTCGATCGGCGCGACCCCTGGGAGGCGGCCGAGGCCAAGCCCGGCCGCGAGGAGGAGGCCCGGCAGGCCAACCTCCGGGTCGGGCGGATGTGA
- a CDS encoding SDR family oxidoreductase produces the protein MTGGRPRAIVTGGTAGVGRAVAAEFARQGYDVAVLARGRRGLDATVAELRRLGARALGIEADVADAAAVFRAADEAASAFGGIDVWVNNAMVTMYAPVQRTHPDEFRQVTAVTYLGQVHGTLAALRHMVPADRGTILCIGSALAYRSIPLQASYCAAKAAVRGFVDSLRSELLHDGSRVRLTMVQLPAVNTPQFDWARSVLPRRLQPVPPIFQPEAIARHVVRAARRAPREIWIGMPAWKAILGTMAAPGLIDRFLARQGYRGEMTDAPAVPGRPDNLFAPVDTAPGAHGRFDARAHGRVVAARPSTLKAGLALGLLAGGALLAARRQWPR, from the coding sequence ATGACCGGAGGCAGGCCGAGGGCCATCGTCACGGGCGGGACCGCGGGGGTCGGGCGGGCCGTCGCGGCGGAATTCGCCCGGCAGGGCTACGATGTCGCCGTGCTGGCGCGGGGGCGGCGCGGCCTCGACGCCACGGTCGCGGAGCTTCGGCGGCTGGGCGCGCGGGCGCTCGGGATCGAGGCGGACGTCGCCGATGCAGCGGCGGTGTTCCGGGCCGCCGACGAGGCCGCCTCCGCCTTCGGCGGCATCGACGTCTGGGTCAACAACGCCATGGTGACGATGTACGCCCCCGTGCAGCGCACGCACCCGGACGAGTTCCGGCAGGTCACCGCCGTCACCTATCTGGGGCAGGTGCACGGGACGCTCGCCGCCCTCCGGCACATGGTGCCGGCCGACCGGGGCACCATCCTGTGCATCGGCTCGGCGCTCGCCTACCGGTCGATCCCGCTCCAGGCGAGCTACTGCGCCGCCAAGGCCGCCGTGCGCGGCTTCGTCGATTCCCTGCGCAGCGAGCTTCTCCACGACGGCAGCCGGGTCCGCCTCACCATGGTGCAGCTGCCGGCCGTGAACACGCCGCAATTCGACTGGGCGCGCTCCGTCCTGCCGCGCCGGCTGCAACCGGTGCCGCCGATCTTCCAGCCCGAGGCCATCGCGCGGCACGTCGTCCGCGCTGCCCGCAGGGCGCCCCGCGAGATCTGGATCGGCATGCCGGCCTGGAAGGCCATCCTCGGCACCATGGCGGCCCCGGGCCTGATCGACCGCTTCCTCGCCCGGCAGGGATATCGCGGCGAGATGACGGATGCCCCGGCCGTGCCGGGCCGCCCCGACAACCTCTTCGCGCCGGTCGATACCGCCCCGGGCGCCCATGGCCGCTTCGATGCCCGCGCGCACGGCCGGGTGGTGGCGGCGCGGCCGAGCACCCTGAAGGCCGGGCTGGCGCTCGGGCTGCTGGCCGGCGGCGCGCTCCTGGCGGCGCGCCGGCAATGGCCCCGGTGA
- a CDS encoding methanol/ethanol family PQQ-dependent dehydrogenase: protein MPARAGDSPAKPVLQTVDYANTRYAALDQIDAGNVGRLRVAWTFSTGVLRGHEGAPLVIGSIMVVHTPFPNVVSALDLDHEGRVLWRYSPRQEANVIPVMCCDTVWRGPAYAGGRLFLQLADTTVVALDLATGRELWSVKNGDPARGETNTATVLPVKDKLIVGISGGEYGARCHVTAYDQATGRRLWRAYAMGPDADMLIDPERTTELGRPVGRDSSLRSWEGDQWRLGGGCSWGWFSYDPDLDLVYYGTGNPSTWNPAQRPGGNRWSMAILARDPDTGMARWVYQMTPHDQWDYDGVNEMILTDQDIDGRPRKLLTHFDRNGFGYTLDRASGELLVAEKFDPSVNWARRIVMDPGSPAHGRPEIDPRYAPETAGEDETTTGICPGALGAKNQQPAAYSPQTRLFYVPTNHMCMDYEPFRVTYSPGQPYVGATLTLHPPAGAENTGAFIAWDGTRGRIAWSIPEPFSVWSGALATAGGIVFYGTLEGYLKAVDARTGRELYRFKTPSGIVGNVTTYMHRGRQYVAVLSGIGGWAGIGLAAGLTDPAEGSGAVGGYAALSQYTAPGGVLTVFALPE, encoded by the coding sequence CTGCCGGCTCGCGCGGGCGATTCCCCGGCGAAGCCGGTCCTGCAGACGGTCGACTACGCCAACACGCGCTACGCGGCGCTCGACCAGATCGATGCCGGCAATGTCGGCCGGCTTCGGGTCGCCTGGACCTTCTCGACGGGGGTGCTGCGCGGCCACGAGGGCGCGCCGCTCGTCATCGGCAGCATCATGGTGGTGCACACGCCCTTCCCGAACGTCGTCTCCGCCCTCGACCTCGACCATGAGGGCCGGGTGCTCTGGCGCTATTCCCCGCGCCAGGAGGCCAACGTGATCCCGGTGATGTGCTGCGATACGGTCTGGCGCGGTCCGGCCTATGCGGGCGGGCGGCTCTTCCTGCAGCTCGCCGACACCACGGTGGTGGCGCTCGACCTCGCGACCGGCCGCGAGCTGTGGTCGGTCAAGAACGGCGATCCCGCCCGGGGCGAGACCAACACGGCGACGGTCCTGCCGGTCAAGGACAAGCTCATCGTCGGCATCTCGGGGGGTGAGTACGGAGCCCGCTGCCACGTCACCGCCTACGACCAGGCGACGGGCCGCCGGCTCTGGCGCGCCTACGCGATGGGGCCCGATGCCGACATGCTCATCGACCCGGAGCGGACGACCGAGCTCGGGCGTCCGGTCGGCCGGGATTCCTCGCTCCGGAGCTGGGAGGGCGACCAGTGGCGCCTCGGCGGGGGCTGCAGCTGGGGCTGGTTCTCCTACGACCCGGACCTCGACCTCGTCTATTACGGCACCGGCAATCCCTCGACCTGGAACCCGGCCCAGCGCCCGGGCGGCAACCGCTGGTCCATGGCGATCCTCGCCCGCGACCCGGATACCGGGATGGCGCGCTGGGTCTACCAGATGACGCCCCACGACCAATGGGACTACGACGGCGTCAACGAGATGATCCTGACCGACCAGGACATCGACGGGCGGCCGCGCAAGCTCCTGACGCATTTCGACCGCAACGGCTTCGGGTACACCCTCGACCGGGCGAGCGGCGAGCTGCTGGTGGCGGAGAAATTCGATCCGAGCGTCAACTGGGCGCGCCGCATCGTCATGGATCCCGGCTCGCCCGCGCACGGCCGGCCCGAGATCGACCCGCGCTATGCGCCCGAGACGGCGGGCGAGGACGAGACCACCACCGGCATCTGTCCCGGGGCGCTCGGCGCCAAGAACCAGCAGCCTGCGGCCTACTCGCCGCAGACGCGCCTGTTCTACGTGCCGACGAACCACATGTGCATGGATTACGAGCCCTTCCGCGTCACCTACAGCCCGGGCCAGCCCTATGTCGGCGCGACCCTGACCCTGCATCCGCCGGCGGGTGCGGAGAATACCGGAGCCTTCATCGCCTGGGACGGGACCCGGGGGCGGATCGCCTGGTCGATCCCGGAGCCGTTCTCGGTCTGGTCGGGGGCGCTCGCGACGGCGGGCGGGATCGTGTTCTACGGAACCCTCGAAGGCTACCTGAAGGCCGTCGACGCCAGGACGGGCCGGGAGCTGTACCGCTTCAAGACCCCGTCAGGCATCGTCGGCAACGTGACCACCTACATGCATCGCGGCCGGCAATACGTGGCGGTGCTCTCAGGGATCGGCGGCTGGGCCGGCATCGGGCTCGCCGCGGGTCTCACGGATCCGGCGGAGGGCTCCGGCGCCGTCGGGGGCTACGCGGCCCTGTCGCAATACACGGCGCCGGGCGGCGTGCTCACGGTCTTCGCGCTGCCGGAGTGA
- a CDS encoding SMP-30/gluconolactonase/LRE family protein, whose protein sequence is MTPARIDILVQARAVIGEAPFWSGREPALYWIDVKAPALFRTDPETGDTRRWTLPAEIGGYALLADRSGAIVALRSGIFALAFASGDLDRLAGPPFDPRTHRFNEGDCDPAGRLWLGTMFDPLPGVKAEPRADHLYAFTLAGGLVRHAETAFVANGFAWSPDGGRLYLADSRAGRIDAVAFDAARGRLGLRQPFAAVPSGLGVPDGGAVDAEGFYWSAIHGGSCLHRYAPDGRLDRRLPLPVRYPTMMAFGGGDLATLFVTSATHGEPGSPQDGAVLRLRPGVRGEPRPLFGETRP, encoded by the coding sequence ATGACGCCCGCACGGATCGACATCCTGGTGCAGGCCCGGGCGGTGATCGGCGAGGCGCCTTTCTGGTCGGGGCGGGAGCCGGCGCTCTACTGGATCGACGTCAAGGCCCCGGCCCTGTTCCGCACCGATCCGGAGACGGGCGACACAAGGCGCTGGACGCTGCCCGCGGAGATCGGCGGCTATGCGCTCCTCGCCGACCGGTCCGGCGCCATCGTCGCCCTGCGCTCCGGGATCTTCGCGCTCGCCTTCGCGAGCGGCGACCTCGACCGGCTGGCCGGTCCGCCCTTCGACCCGCGCACGCATCGCTTCAACGAGGGCGATTGCGATCCGGCCGGACGGCTGTGGCTCGGCACGATGTTCGATCCGCTGCCCGGCGTGAAGGCCGAGCCCAGAGCCGACCACCTCTACGCCTTCACCCTGGCCGGGGGCCTCGTGCGCCACGCCGAGACGGCCTTCGTCGCCAACGGCTTCGCCTGGAGCCCCGACGGAGGCCGCCTCTACCTTGCCGACAGCCGGGCCGGCCGCATCGACGCGGTCGCCTTCGACGCGGCGCGCGGACGGCTCGGCTTGCGGCAGCCCTTCGCGGCCGTTCCCTCCGGTCTCGGCGTGCCGGATGGCGGCGCGGTCGACGCCGAGGGGTTCTACTGGAGCGCCATCCACGGCGGGAGCTGCCTGCACCGCTACGCGCCGGACGGCCGCCTCGACCGCAGGCTGCCCCTGCCGGTCCGCTATCCCACCATGATGGCCTTCGGCGGCGGCGACCTCGCGACCCTCTTCGTCACCAGCGCCACCCACGGGGAGCCGGGCTCGCCGCAGGACGGAGCCGTGCTGCGGCTGCGGCCGGGCGTGCGCGGAGAACCGCGCCCCCTCTTCGGGGAGACCCGCCCATGA
- a CDS encoding universal stress protein — protein sequence MSIASIMTSVDLGPGAAERVRLAAGLAARFEATLTGIAARPFPAAGPIDRGVEIQAIADEGRARLADELRQVRSVFARGAGEGVRTAWQQGDGDPEGFLIRQSRGADLVVVSRRGPRDPDPGPFGVAPDRILMEAARPVLVVPPGLEHLRGARIVVAWKDTPEALRAVSAALPFIVQADQVFVATAGEGARFEGGQDVAELLARHGAHVTTHLLSAPPRETTDEILRFAARQDADLLVMGAYGHARLRQWLFGGATREILRMVPVCCLMSH from the coding sequence ATGTCTATTGCGAGCATCATGACCTCCGTCGATCTCGGGCCGGGAGCGGCGGAGCGGGTTCGCCTCGCCGCCGGGCTCGCCGCCCGGTTCGAGGCCACGCTGACCGGCATTGCCGCCCGGCCGTTCCCCGCCGCAGGCCCGATCGACCGCGGGGTCGAGATCCAGGCCATCGCCGATGAGGGGCGGGCGCGCCTCGCGGACGAGCTGCGGCAGGTCCGGAGCGTCTTCGCCCGGGGCGCCGGCGAGGGCGTCCGCACCGCCTGGCAGCAGGGCGATGGCGATCCCGAGGGCTTCCTCATCCGGCAGAGCCGGGGCGCCGACCTCGTGGTGGTCTCCCGCCGCGGGCCGCGCGATCCGGATCCGGGGCCCTTCGGCGTCGCCCCGGACCGGATCCTCATGGAGGCGGCCCGGCCCGTGCTGGTCGTCCCGCCCGGGCTCGAGCATCTGCGGGGGGCCCGGATCGTCGTCGCCTGGAAGGACACTCCGGAGGCGCTCCGGGCGGTCTCGGCGGCCCTGCCGTTCATCGTGCAGGCGGATCAGGTCTTCGTTGCGACCGCCGGGGAGGGGGCGCGGTTCGAGGGCGGCCAGGACGTCGCCGAGCTGCTCGCCCGGCACGGGGCGCATGTGACCACGCATCTTCTCTCCGCCCCGCCCCGGGAGACCACCGACGAGATCCTGCGCTTCGCCGCCCGGCAGGACGCGGACCTCCTCGTGATGGGCGCCTATGGCCATGCCCGCCTGCGCCAATGGCTGTTCGGCGGCGCGACGCGGGAGATCCTGCGCATGGTGCCGGTCTGCTGCCTCATGAGCCACTGA